A window of Rhododendron vialii isolate Sample 1 chromosome 13a, ASM3025357v1 contains these coding sequences:
- the LOC131313983 gene encoding F-box protein CPR1-like, translating to MPDLVIEVIIDILLRLPVKPLLRFRCVSKQFCALIDSQDFIRLHLKLSIETKNNLGLILRNSSFFSVDFDSLDTAVELDHPFQSTGRHRTEIFGSCHGLICLSYCLSNDREDLAIYPSTRRFQKFSFRNVGFNFMGCSAYFATSGFGYDSVTDDYKVVRSLEFLSPRKIGSLVKVYNMKSNSWREVKGFPYSHRKERRCGVFVGDALHWVVSLNPSDTANANLEAAFDLTAEDYLLASEHANLVAAFDLTAEDYQLVLQPEFSDKNFHINIVELGECLCILCNYREVRVDVWVMKDYGYKESWSKQFCVVQPEVIRSLEFLIPLGEWLGSPIG from the exons ATGCCGGATTTGGTGATAGAGGTGATAATCGACATACTGTTGCGGCTTCCCGTGAAGCCACTTTTACGTTTCAG GTGCGTTTCCAAACAGTTTTGTGCTCTTATAGACAGTCAAGATTTCATCAGATTGCATCTGAAGCTTTCGATCGAAACCAAAAACAATCTCGGCCTCATACTCAGGAATTCTAGCTTTTTTTCCGTCGACTTCGATTCACTGGATACTGCCGTAGAACTTGACCACCCTTTCCAGTCTACCGGTCGTCATCGCACTGAAATTTTTGGTTCTTGTCATGGTTTAATTTGTCTGTCTTATTGTCTGTCTAATGATCGAGAGGATCTTGCTATTTACCCATCGACCCGAAGGTTCCAAAAGTTCTCATTTAGAAATGTTGGTTTTAATTTCATGGGCTGTTCGGCGTATTTCGCTACTTCTGGTTTTGGGTATGATTCGGTTACTGATGATTATAAGGTAGTGAGGTCTCTTGAGTTTCTTTCTCCTCGTAAGATTGGCTCCTTAGTTAAGGTCTACAATATGAAGTCTAATTCATGGCGAGAGGTTAAAGGTTTCCCTTATTCTCATCGTAAGGAGCGACGTTGTGGTGTGTTTGTTGGTGATGCTTTACATTGGGTTGTGAGTCTAAACCCCTCAGATACTGCTAATGCCAATCTTGAAGCTGCATTTGATCTTACAGCTGAGGACTATCTATTAGCGTCGGAACATGCTAATCTTGTTGCTGCATTTGATCTTACAGCTGAGGACTATCAATTAGTGCTGCAACCTGAATTTTCTGACAAGAATTTTCACATTAATATAGTGGAGTTGGGAGAGTGTCTATGCATACTTTGCAATTATAGAGAAGTTCGAGTTGATGTGTGGGTGATGAAAGATTACGGATACAAGGAATCGTGGAGCAAACAATTTTGTGTAGTTCAACCAGAAGTGATTCGGTCATTGGAATTTTTGATTCCTTTAGGTGAGTGGCTGGGAAGTCCTATTGGTTAA
- the LOC131312898 gene encoding F-box protein CPR1: MAVFPLDVIVEILSRLPVKPLLRFRCVSKPLCALIDSHDFIRSHLKLSDETRNHLSLILWSRSLYSVDFASLDNAVELDHPLISRDNRTEVLGSSDGLICLINCPDMGPMAIWNPSTRRCHKLPILELESLGQVTAEDDMIYGFGYDSVNDDYKVVSIFQMIGDRKDSFVSFVKVYSMKSNSWGRIQDFPYCHPYKWRCGVFVGSALHWIVRRMPEDTANLIAAFDLTNEDYKLVPQPEFSDNTFHMYIAELGGCLCILCNYDPARFEVWVMKDYGVKESWIKLFSIAQPEEIRSLDFVVPVAYSKSGCEVLLVQEHYKLVSYDLEHKTIKKINILGIPNEFDLAVCVESLVPLNGGGKTYGKNQGHEREKKKKKRDDFLSKGFKLVL; this comes from the exons ATGGCGGTTTTTCCCTTAGACGTGATCGTGGAGATACTATCGCGACTTCCAGTGAAACCGCTTTTGCGTTTCAGGTGCGTTTCTAAACCGTTGTGCGCTCTTATAGACAGTCACGATTTCATCAGATCGCACCTGAAGCTTTCGGACGAAACCAGAAACCATCTCAGCCTCATACTCTGGAGTCGTAGCCTGTATTCTGTGGACTTCGCTTCACTGGATAATGCCGTAGAGCTTGACCATCCTTTGATATCTAGGGATAACCGTACCGAGGTTCTGGGATCTTCTGATGGTTTGATTTGTTTGATTAATTGCCCAGATATGGGCCCTATGGCTATTTGGAACCCATCGACCAGAAGGTGCCACAAGTTACCAATTTTAGAATTAGAGTCACTGGGCCAGGTTACCGCTGAAGATGATATGATTTACGGTTTTGGATATGATTCAGTTAATGATGATTATAAGGTAGTGAGCATTTTTCAGATGATCGGAGATCGTAAGGACtcttttgtctcttttgtgAAGGTCTACAGTATGAAGTCTAATTCATGGGGAAGGATCCAAGATTTCCCATATTGTCATCCTTATAAGTGGCGTTGTGGCGTGTTTGTTGGTAGTGCCTTACATTGGATTGTGAGACGAATGCCCGAGGATACTGCTAATCTGATTGCTGCATTTGATCTTACAAACGAGGACTATAAATTAGTGCCGCAACCTGAATTTTCTGACAATACTTTTCACATGTATATAGCGGAGTTGGGAGGGTGTCTATGCATACTTTGCAATTATGACCCAGCCCGATTTGAGGTCTGGGTGATGAAAGATTACGGAGTCAAGGAATCGTGGATTAAACTGTTTTCTATAGCACAACCAGAAGAGATTAGGTCATTAGATTTTGTGGTTCCTGTAGCTTATTCAAAGAGTGGTTGTGAAGTCCTGTTGGTTCAAGAGCATTACAAACTTGTTTCGTATGATCTCGAGCATAAAACAATTAAGAAGATTAACATTCTTGGAATACCGAATGAGTTTGACTTAGCAGTATGTGTGGAAAGCCTTGTTCCACTCAATGGAGGAGGTAAAACTTATGGGAAGAATCAGGGACATgaaagggagaagaagaagaagaagag GGACGATTTCCTGTCAAAGGGGTTCAAACTAGTGCTTTAG